One window of Mixophyes fleayi isolate aMixFle1 chromosome 3, aMixFle1.hap1, whole genome shotgun sequence genomic DNA carries:
- the DSTN gene encoding destrin: MASGVKVDNSVNLLFQDMKLKKSGKKAVFFGFSSDEKYIIVEEGKEILSDDCANFFPRLKALFPENKCCYALLDIHYITGESKKQDLIFVMWAPEDAPIKEKLLFASSKPYLKQAFSGVNKQWELHSQDDLTVDQLAQKLTSGKIKSLEGHLL; this comes from the exons GCATCGGGGGTGAAGGTAGATAACTCTGTCAACCTCTTGTTCCAAGATATGAAGCTCAAGAAGTCTGGGAAGAAAGCTGTTTTCTTTGGTTTCAGCAGTGATGAGAAATACATCATTGTGGAAGAAGGGAAAGAAATTTTGTCAGACGACTGTGCTAATTTTTTCCCACGTTTGAAAgcactgtttcctgaaaacaaATGTTGTTATGCCTTGCTGGATATTCATTACATTACTGGTGAATCAAAGAAACAAGACCTGATATTTGTTATGTG GGCCCCAGAGGATGCACCTATCAAGGAAAAATTATTATTTGCAAGCTCAAAACCATATCTAAAACAAGCTTTCTCAG GAGTCAACAAACAGTGGGAGCTTCACAGTCAAGATGACCTTACTGTTGATCAACTGGCGCAGAAACTGAccagtggcaaaattaaatctttGGAGGGACACCTTTTATAG